The sequence ccaacggctgaagggatggtgtaaatccaactatggtccatgcaggtagcaaaagtaacgCAGGTCCCAAGGGaccatagtatggtgatctacctgcagctgttggcaatctatggcCCAgtcatatattgtattgtcctctatcaTTAAActattttagatttaattactagttttaaatggatgtctgtgatatactagtctTCGTCAACAGGATTTCACTTTCCAATTTTCTTGATGTACAATGTAATTGTTAATGTTATCTGTTCTCGacatgatatggctgcaatattgctgacatgatgataaatatttactcactcacttctcttCAGGAGTTTCTTGGCAATATGCTTAGTGTTGCTTCTCTAATGCTGAATGATAATCAATACCTGTTGTCAAAGATCTTTATCAATAGCCAGTCTTGAAACAGTCTTGAGAAACCCTTAAAATTTCTCTTGAAATTACCCACAAGCCTGGTTAACCCAATATTCACTTACTGTCAAATGTTGTCTGTTTCAGTTGTCAGTCTGACCACTCAGTAGAGATGTTCTCTACTAACCACCAACACAGCTCTAAGGCCAAGTCTAGCAGCCCCAGTCACTCAGTATGTCATGGTGGAGCTCGCCCAAAGATCACCAGCCAGCCTAAGCAGGTCGAAGAAAAGGGTCACTGCAAGAGCAAAGTCAACGGTCCTCAAGGAAAACAAGCATCAGATAATGGACAGTGTGACAGTAGAAGTCCTCCGGAAAAGGTCTCTGATTGCAGGAGTAAAGATTATACTGACCGGAAGAATGATGACCAGCTGGAGAGAAGAATTGATAGACTGAACAGCCTTAGCGAGGAGCAGATTGATAAGTTCTTCTCCTGTCCATATGTTGGGTTGGAACAAGGAGAAGCAGGTGCTCCTGGACAGAAGGatgatgaacaagacaatttgTTGGCTGATGAAGTGGACCTGTTGAATGAGGGCAGGCGTGATGGTCGACATCACTGTGAAGCTGGTGGTGGACATTGTAGAAAACAGATGAAATGTAGCAGACAGGAGTCTTCTTTTGCCTTTCCTCTTCTTCACTGGGCATTTGGGAACCGGCCTGATTCTTCTCGTGGACGGCTCTATAACAGCTTGTTTGAACCTTTTAACAAGAGCAGTagaaatgtgtgtcattgtggtGATTGTTTGAAGGACCAAGTGTCTCGGTCAACCAGTGTCCAAGCAGTGGGTCCAAGGCTGCCAAGACACAACATCAGTAAGTCGAAGAGTCTGATGCTGAATCGGACATCTGTCAATCCCCCTAAACCTCCTGCCCACCAGGTGAACCACATCTCGTTGTACGATGAAATGGACGAGAGGCTGGCGTTGGAGAGATGGCGGAATGCTGGCTTGGCTCTACGGCGTGTCCTCAACAGCAAGGCAGCGTCGAAACACCGGACTGGAGATCTCCAAGGATCTGGTGAGGGTCTGTCCACTACAAGCAGCCGAGAGAAGCTGGCCATCAACCAGCAGTGTCAGAATGTTGTAGATGAAATCTTTGATGATGTGGACGAAGAAGACACTTTGAAAAATGTGGGGTCATCATCGACCTGCTCGACCAGTGAATCTCCAGAAGTGTTTTCCTTGTTGTCGGACCAAACTGACCAAACACTGGACCAGTCCAAACAGATGTCCCTGCAGACCCCAGTGGTCAGTGGTGTGGACAGGCCTGGTATATGGGACAGTCAATTGTATTCTACAGAGATATCAGGTCAGTTAGATCTGTCCCCAGATCTAGACCAACAACCTGACAGTCATGAAAAGGAAGGTGAGGAAAGCttcctgtttccatggaaacggcaTGCATCGTTTTTAGGTGCATGTCTGTTTCCACAGTGTATGAGCATGATTGGACTGCGTCCATACACAAGTGCAATAAACCGCAGTGGGAAAGTGTGCAATGATTCGTCACCAGAGTGCAATATAAACTTATCAAAGCAAGGCTGTGATACAAGTGTGAGTGGGGATAGTGCAATCGTGACTGTGGGTGAGACACAGAGACCAGATAGTGGACATGCATCAGAAGAAAGCTGTGATAAGGGTAAGACTTGTATTCAATCTGATTCTGTAATCCAACATGGCCGACCGAATACAAACCACCTTACTGTAAAGAACGATGAACAGTGTGTAGAGAAAGCACTGTCATCAAATTTCCATGGAGACATGGACAGACTTGGATGTGTCCATTTGTCAAACAGTCAGTGCACTTCCAGTTTCCATAGTGAGGATGGGTATGCCACTAAAAGCAGTGGTTACCATGGTGACAAGGGAGGCGACTCTGACTTGACGGATAACAGTTCCATGTGTGGTGACAGTGGGGAAATCTATTTCTACGAGgacaatgacaagtttgataCTGTGCCTCGGAGGAAAAAGTCGAAAGAGAAATCTCTGAATCCACCGAAGAAAACTCTTCAGCGagagaagaagaaaaagttggTCCATGCCAGGAAAACACACAAGAGGAAAAGCAGCTCCAGCTCCAGTGACGTTCTGGAAGAGAGCTACCATGGGAATGATGGAGATGGTGAAGACATAAAAGGTTtgtcaaatttaaaaaaaaacattgatgaATACCTGTTGGAAAGGCCATGTGATAGGCCCACAACCCATCCAGTACAACCCTTATCATGCTATTCCATCCCATACCATCTGATTCAGGCTACCTGTCCACCAGTCTAATTCAGACCAATCTACCGCACCAAACAAACGCCATCCCATCCTATTCGCCTAATCCCACTTGTCCATCAGTCTAATGGGTGGTGGAGTAGTCTGGTGGCTAAAGTGTTCGCCTGTCATGCTAAacacccaggttctattcccgacataggtacaatgtatgaagcctatttctggtgttcctcattGTGATGTTGCTATTTTGCTAAAAGCCACGTGAAAGTTAATTCGCTCACTTGCTCATCATCAGACTATACCAGTCCAGCCTACTCCATGTAACTCACACCATCAGACTGTACGAGCCCAGCCTACCCCATGTAACCCACACCATCGGACTGTACCAGCCCAGCCTACCCCATGTAACCCACATAATCGGACTGTACCAGCCCAGCCTGCCCCATGTAACCCACACCATCGGACCGTATCAGCCCAGCCTACCCCATGTAACCCACACCATCGGACTGTACCAGCCCAGCCTACCCCATGTAATTCACACCATCGGACTGTACCAGCCCAGTCTACCCCATGCAACCCACACCATCAGACTGTACCAGCCCAACCTACCCCATGTAACCCACACCATCAGACTGTACCAGCCCAACCTACCCCATGTAACCCACACCATCAGACAATACCATCCCAGCCTACCCCATGTATCCCACACCATCAGACTGTACCAGCCCAGCCTTCCCCATGTAACCCACACCATCGGACTGTACCATCCCAGCCTACCCCATGTAACCCACACCATCGGACTGTACCAGCCCAGCCTACCCTATGTAACCCACACCATCGGACTGTACCAGCCCAGCCTACCCCATGTAACCCACACCATCAGACTGTACCAGCCCAGCCTACCCCATGTAACCCACACCATCAGACTGTACCAGCCCAGCCTACCCCATGTAACCAACACCATCAGACAATACCAGCCCAGCCTACCCCATGTAACCCACACCATTAGACTGTACCAGTCCAGCCTACCCCATGTAACCAATACTATCAGACAATACCAGCCCAGCCTACCCCATGTAACCCACACCATCAGACTGTACCAGCCCAGCCTACCCCATGTAACCCACACCATCAGACAATACCAGCCCAGCCTACCCCATGTAACCAACACCATCGGACAATACCAGCCCAGCCTACCTAATGTAACCCACACCATCAGACAATACCAGCCCAGCCTACCCCATGTAACCAACACCATCGGACAATACCAGCCCAGCCTACCCCATGTAACCCACACCATCAGACTGTACCAGCCTAGCCTACCCCATGTAACCAACACTATCAGACAATACCAGCCCAGCCTACCCCATGTAACCCACACCATCAGACAATAACAGCCCAACCTACCCCATGTAACCCACACCATCAGACTGTACCAGCCCAGCCTACCCCATGTAACCCACACCATCAGACTGTACCAGCCCAACCTACCCCATGTAACCCACACCATCAGACTAAACCATCCCAGCCTACCCCATGTAACCCACACCATCAGACTGTACCAGCCCAGCCTTCCCCATGTAACCCACACCATCGGACTGTACCATCCCAGCCTACCCCATGTAACCCACACCATCGGACTGTACCAGCCCAGCCTACCCTATGTAACCCACACCATCGGACTGTACCAGCCCAGCCTACCCCATGTAACCCACACCATCAGACTGTACCAGCCCAGCCTACCCCATGTAACCCACACCATCAGACTGTACCAGCCCAGCCTACCCCATGTAACCAACACCATCAGACAATACCAGCCCAGCCTACCCCATGTAACCCACACCATCAGACTGTACCAGTCCAGCCTACCCCATGTAACCAATACTATCAGACAATACCAGCCCAGCCTACCCCATGTAACCAACACCATCAGACTGTACCAGCCCAGCCTACCCCATGTAGCCCACACCATCAGACAATACCAGCCCAGCCTACCCCATGTAACCAACACCATTGGACAATACCAGCCCAGCCTACCAAATGTAACCCACACCATCAGACAATACCAGCCCAGCCTACCCCATGTAACCAACACCATCGGACAATACCAGCCCAGCCTACCCCATGTAACCCACACCATCAGACTGTACCAGCCTAGCCTACCCCATGTAACCAACACTATCAGACAATACCAGCCCAGCCTACCCCATGTAACCCACACCATCAGACAATAACAGCCCAGCCTACCCCATGTAACCCACACCATCAGGCTGTAACAGCCCAGCCTACCCTATGTAACCCACACCATCACACTATACCAGCCCAGCCTACCCCATGTAACCCACACCGTACCAGCCCATCCTACCCCATGTAACTCACACCATCGGACAGTACCAGCCCAGCCTACCCCATGTAACCAACACCATCGGACTGTAACAGCCCAGCCTACCTCATGTAACCAACACCATCACACTAAACCAGCCCAACCTACTCCATGTAACCCACACCATCAGACAATAACAGCCCAGTCTACCCCATGTAACCCACACCATCAGACTGTAACAGCCCAGCCTACCCCATGTAACCCACACCATCAGACAATAACAGCCCAACCTACCCCATGTAACCCACACCATCGAACTGTAACAGCCCAGCCTACCCCATGTAACCAACACTATCACACTAAACCAGCCCAACCTACCCCATGTAACCCACTTCCACATTTCCACTTTAACCCAGGCCACTCCAAACCATCAGTCCTAATCTTCTAGcaacctatgaccgtccagGTGGCCACAAAGATTTCATCAGTGAGAGACAATGGTTACTTGTTTGGGTTCAGCGGCACTTACAAAATGAATTTTCTCTTTCCCATTTGCTGACACTGATCTCTCAGCAAACTAAAACATGCAtaaaacacatatatttgatcggtagtatatatatatgatgagTCATTCTCAAAAGTTGCAGCTATTTGGTGTACACAAGACAATGtaattgaaatacaaaataatcaGTCCCTATTTTCACAAATGGCAAACTACATTGTTAAAGTTCAGGTATCAATAATATTAATTATGTTCAATATTGTTATGAAGACTAATTAAACTAATTGGGTCAAAGCCACAATGTCCTTCCTGTAACAACAGTAATACCtacatttttcttaaaaatacatTGATACTTAAAGATATTGCATTGTAAATTCTACCTTACCTGCTGTTTTGTTACACACACTTAAACATCCAGTTCTGGGTTTGTatgattatcatgattatgaaatataCCTGATCTTCACTGTGTCGGATGAAAAAGTAAAATCTGCCAGTGCTTTTCAATGTTCTTGGTACttctttaattgttttaacacgacgtttcaaggctaattcttgccccttcgtcacgTGGATGATATGGTGGATTATAATATGCACTGAAAGTGATTTGAAGAGactattttgatatttctgattgaATTCTGACAATGTCTTACTCTTTagatcataaaacatttactttgTAGTCCTGTTATATGAAAGACAGTATCGTTATGCCAAGGACACTATATGTTATtagaaagaaaatatgtgaaataaatttgaaaaactatttaatTGCTACAAAAATCTTTGATCTAtctgtaatgaaagaaagagGTCTTTGTGCGTTACCTTCAGAAGTACGTGTTAATTTTGATATCCATATGTTACTTGAGGGTCCAAAAAATAATATCTCCAAATAAGGTGACcaacaatgacatgtttgttacCGAGAAGACAATTCGATTGTATATTTAAGTTAGGATAAGAATATATCAGTTGCATTGATGATAAGCTAGTTACATATCAATCAGTTTCTAAAAGTATTGTTTTTGCCATACTTGTAGAGCAAAAT comes from Haliotis asinina isolate JCU_RB_2024 chromosome 13, JCU_Hal_asi_v2, whole genome shotgun sequence and encodes:
- the LOC137259733 gene encoding uncharacterized protein isoform X1, whose translation is MFSTNHQHSSKAKSSSPSHSVCHGGARPKITSQPKQVEEKGHCKSKVNGPQGKQASDNGQCDSRSPPEKVSDCRSKDYTDRKNDDQLERRIDRLNSLSEEQIDKFFSCPYVGLEQGEAGAPGQKDDEQDNLLADEVDLLNEGRRDGRHHCEAGGGHCRKQMKCSRQESSFAFPLLHWAFGNRPDSSRGRLYNSLFEPFNKSSRNVCHCGDCLKDQVSRSTSVQAVGPRLPRHNISKSKSLMLNRTSVNPPKPPAHQVNHISLYDEMDERLALERWRNAGLALRRVLNSKAASKHRTGDLQGSGEGLSTTSSREKLAINQQCQNVVDEIFDDVDEEDTLKNVGSSSTCSTSESPEVFSLLSDQTDQTLDQSKQMSLQTPVVSGVDRPGIWDSQLYSTEISGQLDLSPDLDQQPDSHEKEGEESFLFPWKRHASFLGACLFPQCMSMIGLRPYTSAINRSGKVCNDSSPECNINLSKQGCDTSVSGDSAIVTVGETQRPDSGHASEESCDKGKTCIQSDSVIQHGRPNTNHLTVKNDEQCVEKALSSNFHGDMDRLGCVHLSNSQCTSSFHSEDGYATKSSGYHGDKGGDSDLTDNSSMCGDSGEIYFYEDNDKFDTVPRRKKSKEKSLNPPKKTLQREKKKKLVHARKTHKRKSSSSSSDVLEESYHGNDGDGEDIKVPEIPTTFSSAFEPCPSFAVCEPFGGYNQGQITPPRRTSSVARHFLDRGGRTYGHRCPAAHNGHFRINEVTSSDLSSLPNFQLAPLNHLPSFLESSHDSSPPTYAASDNPHGFDHLWSEGVVAETEKIVLPPSVPSNRVDYPQHPEDQISFLEQHRGDNCFGFKSRLEGDVGADFKDCQVDFKDVEDVEKDLCRVEKDLQGVEKDLQDVEKDLQGFEEDLQGFARVTQAAVGKDNSPDRGDNSLLSPDSWIRLIDEIYKPIVCESDAGEESALSDIEGDKNQDKTPDFFRCPDNPDRTSDSGDADDEFECECDHCQLLRNLDCPSHFLSTINSGRDTGRETGDTSRRPDPWENDWTPSADDSFEINLDDLRPLEPFLLSLQDLPQDPVDLMFQNVITQMLAVHPELLGDQAPPPVPQTVIDNLPSLTATHDNIVDDDITCPVCLCHFQHGEAMTRLPCHHLYHPLCIQAWLAKSGTCPVCRHSLHNEGEGRSED
- the LOC137259733 gene encoding uncharacterized protein isoform X2; translated protein: MFSTNHQHSSKAKSSSPSHSVCHGGARPKITSQPKQVEEKGHCKSKVNGPQGKQASDNGQCDSRSPPEKVSDCRSKDYTDRKNDDQLERRIDRLNSLSEEQIDKFFSCPYVGLEQGEAGAPGQKDDEQDNLLADEVDLLNEGRRDGRHHCEAGGGHCRKQMKCSRQESSFAFPLLHWAFGNRPDSSRGRLYNSLFEPFNKSSRNVCHCGDCLKDQVSRSTSVQAVGPRLPRHNISKSKSLMLNRTSVNPPKPPAHQVNHISLYDEMDERLALERWRNAGLALRRVLNSKAASKHRTGDLQGSGEGLSTTSSREKLAINQQCQNVVDEIFDDVDEEDTLKNVGSSSTCSTSESPEVFSLLSDQTDQTLDQSKQMSLQTPVVSGVDRPGIWDSQLYSTEISGQLDLSPDLDQQPDSHEKEGEESFLFPWKRHASFLGACLFPQCMSMIGLRPYTSAINRSGKVCNDSSPECNINLSKQGCDTSVSGDSAIVTVGETQRPDSGHASEESCDKGKTCIQSDSVIQHGRPNTNHLTVKNDEQCVEKALSSNFHGDMDRLGCVHLSNSQCTSSFHSEDGYATKSSGYHGDKGGDSDLTDNSSMCGDSGEIYFYEDNDKFDTVPRRKKSKEKSLNPPKKTLQREKKKKLVHARKTHKRKSSSSSSDVLEESYHGNDGDGEDIKVPEIPTTFSSAFEPCPSFAVCEPFGGYNQGQITPPRRTSSVARHFLDRGGRTYGHRCPAAHNGHFRINEVTSSDLSSLPNFQLAPLNHLPSFLESSHDSSPPTYAASDNPHGFDHLWSEGVVAETEKIVLPPSVPSNRVDYPQHPEDQISFLEQHRGDNCFGFKSRLEGDVGADFKDCQVDFKDVEDVEKDLCRVEKDLQGVEKDLQDVEKDLQGFEEDLQGFARVTQAAVGKDNSPDRGDNSLLSPDSWIRLIDEIYKPIVCESDAGEESALSDIEGDKNQDKTPDFFRCPDNPDRTSDSGDADDEFECECDHCQLLRNLDCPSHFLSTINSGRDTGRETGDTSRRPDPWENDWTPSADDSFEINLDDLRPLEPFLLSLQDLPQDPVDLMFQNVITQMLAVHPELLGDQAPPPVPQTVIDNLPSLTATHDNIDDDITCPVCLCHFQHGEAMTRLPCHHLYHPLCIQAWLAKSGTCPVCRHSLHNEGEGRSED